Below is a genomic region from Nitrososphaerota archaeon.
GAGTGCTCTTGTATACCCCTCTGCTTTGCTCAAACGGCAGCACCTCCTTTAGCATATTTATCAAACTCTAATATGTTCTTTGCAAGATTTCTGATTGCTTGTACAACGTGTTTAGAAGGGCGTCCATATGTCTTCGATACTTGTACCCCTATCAGTTTAAAGACGCATCCTTTGAGATCTGATGCTAAAACTTGGGCGATTAGTGCGAGAGGTAGGTTATGTGTGATTAGAGGCTTGGAATGATGTTCTAGCAGATCCTCAATTATGAGTGTGCCAGGCTTCAAGTTTCTGTCTACGGCGTCTACCATCAGCACGAGGTTAGGCTTGGATTCTTTGACTTCTGTAAGAAATCTTTCAGGTGTGGTTTCGCATAGCATAGCTTTGATGTTTACTAAGCGTTTGTGTATCAGCTTGTACAATAGGAGCCCTGCGACGTCATCGCCGAAGTCACTGCCTATACACATTACTATGATGTTTTGTCCGCATACTGAACTTTTTATCTGTAGTAGAGTATTCCGAATCAAGATTAGATGGTCTTCGCCAAAGCTAATTGTTGAGCATTCCTAAGCATCTCTTGGTATAATGCAGCGTAGTTGAATGAGAAGGGACATACACCTGCGCATAGATTGCATTGTGTGCAGGTTGCTAGCTGCTCAGATAATAGGCGTATTTCAGAGGGGATGAATCTCTTTGATCTATGCATCTGATAGTATTTTCTTAGCTTTATTATTGGTGCCTCTATTGGGCTGTTGTTGAAGGCTTTGAATGTTGGGCAGACTTCTATGCAGCGCCCACATTTGCCACAAGCATCTGTGAAGACCATTAGTCCCGTAGGTCTTGACTCGGGTTTGATGACTCTCCAAGCTATTGTTGCAACTGCGTGCCTTATGGCGCCTCCGGCTATTAGTGAGACTACGATCCAGACGTAGATTATGATCATGTGTAGTGTGCCTAGCCATTTAATAGAGGTTGGTGTAAAGCCTACGATGGAGATGAAGCCGAAGACTGGGAAGAATTGAACTAACCCAACTATAGCGAAGGCTGCTAGGAAGGCTAGATCTAAGAAGAAGACTTTACCATACGCGAGTCTAAACGCTGGGTTCCTAATGTATTGAGTAATTATGCCTATGCCCCCGACTATGATGAGGAAGCCTGTTATTCCGTGCGCCCAAGATAGGAGCCAACCCCAGCCGCTGAATACATCCGACACACCTATAGTTAGGAAAGCAACTTCCATGATCAACCCTGTTATTATGTTGCACCATACACCTAAGTGGAAGAGAAAGCTTGTTATGCTGCGTCTTGGGCTTCTTTTGAAAAGGAGTGCAAGTAAACCTTGTAAATATGGTTCCATCTGTCTCCTGCCCATAATGTTTCTTATGGTACTCTGCGCAGGCTTGTACACACCGCATGCAACCTATACATTTGGATACTTCGATTAGCATAGCGTTCTTAGGTTTGACTGCTAGAATCGGCGGTGGTGATATTGTCGTTGCGGCGAGTGCGATTCCTCCTAATCCAGCAGCTGCGCCTATGAAGCTTCTTCTATTCATCTTCAACCTTATCTCACCTCTTGATAACCCTCAAAATGCTTCCATCTTGCGATAAAACTTCTATTATGAGGCTCTTCTCTATGTGGGTAGAGCATGAGATGCATGGATCGTATGCTCTGATTACCACCCCAACTTCGTGCCAGAGCTTTTCTTCATCTACTGTGCCTTGCTTAATGTTTCTTAACGCGGCGTTTAGAGCTGATGCTTCGAAGCCGTTTGCATTCACTACTGTAGGTGTGATTATGTTTGCGTAGGTTACATAGCCATTGTCATCCCACTTGTAGTGGTGAATTAGTGTCCCTCTGCTTGCTTCTACCGAGCCTGCTCCTTCTCCAGCTCGCATCTTGTATTCGGTCATGGTGTCGCCTCTAGAGATTACAGGGTCTGATAGGAGCTGCTCTAAGCGTTCTGCAGCATAAACAAGGCATACATATCTTGCAAGATTGTATTGTATTGTCCCGTGTATGGGTGAGCCAAACTTGCTTCTCAGATCTTTCAGTAGACGATCTGCAACATCGGTTCCTGCCTTTTTCGCTACATTGATTCTCGCTAAAGCGCCTGTTCTGATAAGACCTTTTGCTAATCCTTCGCCTTTTATTG
It encodes:
- a CDS encoding (Fe-S)-binding protein, whose product is MEPYLQGLLALLFKRSPRRSITSFLFHLGVWCNIITGLIMEVAFLTIGVSDVFSGWGWLLSWAHGITGFLIIVGGIGIITQYIRNPAFRLAYGKVFFLDLAFLAAFAIVGLVQFFPVFGFISIVGFTPTSIKWLGTLHMIIIYVWIVVSLIAGGAIRHAVATIAWRVIKPESRPTGLMVFTDACGKCGRCIEVCPTFKAFNNSPIEAPIIKLRKYYQMHRSKRFIPSEIRLLSEQLATCTQCNLCAGVCPFSFNYAALYQEMLRNAQQLALAKTI